One segment of Anguilla anguilla isolate fAngAng1 chromosome 1, fAngAng1.pri, whole genome shotgun sequence DNA contains the following:
- the LOC118206505 gene encoding inhibitor of growth protein 4-like: MAAGMYLEHYLDSIENLPFELQRNFQLMRDLDQRTEDLKGQIDSLAREYTSNARTLSSEQKLSLLRQIQQSYSKCKEFGDDKVQLAMQTYEMVDKHIRRLDTDLARFEADLKEKQIESTDYDSTSSKGKKSESRGPKEKKVARTRSKVKNSDDDGSPKNGQKKVKLIHTGEFNAPAVNFGNVHPSDVLDMPVDPNEPTYCLCHQVSYGEMIGCDNTDCSIEWFHFACVGLTTKPRGKWYCPRCSQERKKK, from the exons ATGGCGGCGGGGATGTATTTAGAACACTACCTGGATA GCATAGAGAATCTGCCGTTTGAGCTACAGAGGAATTTCCAACTGATGAGAGATTTGGACCAACGGACCGAGG ACCTGAAGGGACAGATTGATTCGCTGGCACGAGAGTACACATCCAATGCACGGACGCTGTCTTCAGAACAGAAGCTATCCCTTCTGCGCCAAATCCAGCAATCCTATAGCAAGTGCAAAGAGTTTGGGGATGACAAAGTGCAGCTGGCTATGCAGACATATGAAATG GTGGACAAACATATCCGGCGGCTAGACACAGACTTGGCCCGCTTTGAAGCAGACCTAAAGGAGAAGCAGATTGAGAGCACCGACTATGACTCCACCTCCAGCAAGGGAAAAAAGA GTGAGTCACGAGGGCCCAAAGAGAAGAAAGTGGCTCGAACTCGGTCAAAGGTGAAGAACTCAGATGATGATGGCAGCCCCAAAAACGGACAGAAGAAAGTAAAGCTTATCCATac GGGGGAATTCAATGCTCCTGCAGTGAATTTCGGGAACGTCCACCCTTCCGATGTGCTGGACATGCCAGTGGATCCCAACGAGCCCACGTACTGCCTCTGTCACCAGGTGTCGTACGGAGAAATGATTGGCTGTGACAACACGGAT TGTTCCATTGAGTGGTTCCACTTTGCCTGCGTGGGACTGACAACCAAGCCCAGAGGAAAATG gTACTGTCCACGCTGCTCTcaggaaaggaaaaagaagtaA